In Achromobacter xylosoxidans A8, a single window of DNA contains:
- the thrS gene encoding threonine--tRNA ligase: MVQITLPDGSQRQYPGPVTVAEVAQSIGTGLAKAALGGRVTFEGSDSKLVDTSFRIEGDARLAIVTAKDADGLDLIRHSTAHLLAYAVKELFPDAQVTIGPVIDNGFYYDFSYKRPFTPEDLAAIEKKMAELAKKDEVVTREEWSRDDAVEFFKGIGEKYKAEIIASIPSNEPLSLYREGDFIDLCRGPHVPSTGKLKVFKLMKVAGAYWRGDSKNEMLQRIYGTAWATKEEQEAYLHMLEEAERRDHRKIGRELELFHFQDEAPGLIFWHPKGWALWQQVEQYMRSVYRDNGYQEVKAPQILDISLWKKTGHWDNYRENMFTTESENRVYGLKPMNCPGHVQIFNAGLHSYRELPLRYGEFGQCHRNEPSGSLHGMMRVRGFTQDDGHIFCTEEQLQDECADFTALLQKVYRDFGFTEVLYKVATRPEKRIGSDEVWDTAEAALMESLRRTGCEFEVSPGEGAFYGPKVEYTLKDAIGRHWQCGTIQVDFSMPVRLGAEYVDQNDQRRPPVMLHRAILGSLERFIGMLIENHAGAMPPWLAPVQAVVCCISEPSADYAAEITQSLKKQGFRVESDLRGEKITRKIREHSLQKVPYILVVGDKEKQNGTVAVRGLGGLDLGAIAYDEFVARLSEDVSTRRDVNQPGSSAA, encoded by the coding sequence ATGGTACAGATCACATTGCCCGATGGTTCGCAGCGCCAATATCCGGGGCCGGTAACGGTTGCCGAAGTGGCGCAATCGATCGGTACGGGCCTGGCGAAGGCCGCCTTGGGCGGCCGCGTGACGTTCGAGGGCTCGGATTCCAAGCTGGTCGATACCAGCTTCCGCATCGAGGGCGACGCCCGTCTGGCCATCGTGACGGCCAAGGACGCCGACGGCCTGGACCTGATCCGCCACTCCACGGCGCACTTGCTGGCTTATGCCGTCAAGGAGCTGTTTCCGGACGCTCAAGTCACAATCGGTCCGGTGATCGACAACGGCTTCTACTACGACTTCTCGTACAAGCGCCCGTTCACGCCGGAAGACCTGGCCGCCATCGAGAAGAAGATGGCTGAACTTGCCAAGAAGGACGAAGTCGTCACGCGCGAGGAATGGTCGCGCGACGACGCGGTCGAATTCTTCAAGGGCATCGGCGAAAAGTACAAGGCCGAGATCATTGCCTCGATTCCGTCGAACGAACCGCTCAGCCTGTACCGCGAAGGCGACTTCATCGACCTGTGCCGCGGCCCTCACGTGCCGTCCACGGGCAAGCTGAAGGTCTTCAAGCTCATGAAGGTGGCCGGCGCCTACTGGCGCGGCGACAGCAAGAACGAGATGCTCCAGCGCATCTACGGCACTGCCTGGGCGACCAAGGAAGAGCAGGAAGCCTATCTGCACATGCTGGAAGAGGCCGAGCGCCGCGACCATCGCAAGATCGGCCGCGAACTGGAACTGTTCCATTTCCAGGACGAGGCTCCCGGGCTGATCTTCTGGCACCCCAAGGGTTGGGCGCTGTGGCAGCAGGTGGAGCAGTACATGCGCTCCGTCTACCGCGACAACGGCTACCAGGAAGTGAAGGCGCCGCAGATCCTGGACATTTCGCTCTGGAAGAAGACGGGCCACTGGGACAACTACCGTGAAAACATGTTCACCACGGAGTCCGAAAACCGCGTCTACGGCCTGAAGCCGATGAACTGCCCGGGCCACGTGCAGATATTCAATGCCGGCCTGCATTCCTATCGCGAACTGCCCCTGCGCTACGGCGAATTCGGCCAGTGCCACCGCAACGAACCCTCGGGTTCGCTGCATGGCATGATGCGCGTGCGCGGCTTTACGCAGGACGACGGCCACATCTTCTGTACCGAAGAACAGCTGCAGGACGAGTGCGCCGACTTCACGGCGCTGCTGCAAAAGGTTTACCGCGATTTCGGCTTCACCGAGGTGTTGTACAAGGTCGCCACGCGTCCTGAAAAGCGCATCGGCTCGGACGAAGTCTGGGATACGGCCGAAGCGGCCCTGATGGAGAGCCTGCGCCGCACCGGCTGCGAGTTCGAAGTGTCGCCGGGCGAGGGGGCCTTTTACGGTCCCAAGGTGGAATACACCCTGAAGGACGCCATCGGTCGCCACTGGCAGTGCGGCACGATCCAGGTCGACTTTTCCATGCCCGTGCGCCTGGGCGCCGAGTACGTGGACCAGAACGACCAGCGCCGCCCGCCGGTCATGCTGCACCGTGCAATCCTCGGTTCGCTGGAGCGTTTTATCGGCATGCTGATCGAAAACCACGCCGGCGCGATGCCTCCCTGGCTGGCTCCGGTGCAGGCTGTCGTATGCTGCATTTCCGAACCTTCAGCCGATTATGCGGCTGAAATCACGCAAAGCCTGAAAAAACAAGGCTTTAGAGTAGAGTCCGATTTGCGCGGTGAAAAAATCACTCGTAAAATTCGGGAGCACAGCCTGCAAAAGGTGCCGTACATCCTCGTCGTCGGCGACAAGGAAAAGCAAAACGGCACCGTAGCCGTACGCGGACTGGGCGGACTGGACCTCGGGGCCATCGCATACGACGAATTCGTCGCGCGCTTGTCCGAGGACGTGTCCACCCGTCGCGACGTCAACCAACCTGGTAGCAGCGCTGCTTAA
- the infC gene encoding translation initiation factor IF-3, with protein sequence MATEKANRINGEIRVPEVRLIGLDGEQLGIVKIADAFRLSEQSDVDLVEIAPNAEPPVCRLMDYGKFKYQEQKRQAEARSKQKVIQVKEVKFRPATDEGDYQVKLRNLRRFLEEGDKAKVTLRFRGREMAHQELGMRVLERVRDDLLELAQVEAMPKLEGRQMVMVLAPKKKAVPAGKPESAA encoded by the coding sequence ATCGCCACTGAAAAAGCCAATCGCATCAACGGTGAAATCCGCGTCCCCGAGGTGCGCCTGATAGGTCTGGACGGAGAACAGCTGGGCATCGTCAAGATCGCCGACGCGTTCCGTCTTTCCGAGCAAAGCGACGTGGATCTGGTGGAAATCGCGCCGAACGCCGAGCCGCCGGTCTGCCGTTTGATGGACTACGGCAAATTCAAGTACCAAGAGCAGAAGCGCCAAGCCGAAGCTCGTTCCAAGCAGAAGGTCATCCAGGTCAAGGAAGTCAAATTCCGTCCGGCCACCGACGAGGGCGACTACCAGGTCAAGCTGCGCAATCTGCGCCGCTTCCTCGAAGAAGGCGACAAGGCCAAGGTGACGCTGCGTTTCCGTGGCCGCGAAATGGCCCACCAGGAACTCGGTATGCGGGTGCTTGAACGTGTGCGCGACGATCTGCTGGAACTTGCCCAGGTCGAAGCCATGCCGAAGCTCGAAGGCCGTCAGATGGTCATGGTGCTGGCGCCGAAGAAAAAGGCCGTGCCTGCGGGCAAGCCTGAATCGGCTGCCTGA
- the gshB gene encoding glutathione synthase — protein sequence MHVLFVLDPLPLLKAYKDSSVAMMRALVARGHTLSVAMQGDLYIEAGTVKTAATPIELVADADLHGHDWWRESSAQDLPLAEFGAVVMRKDPPFDMEYVYSTHLLEYAEAQGARVFNTGAAIRNHPEKLAITEISEFTAPTLVTRSMARLKAFHDEHHDVIVKPLDGMGGTGVFRLQPKDPNLNAILETLTDNGARTIMAQRYIPDIVKGDKRILLIGGVPVPYCLARIPLAGETRGNLAAGGRGVAQELSPRDREIAEAVAPKLAARGLLLVGLDVIGDYVTEVNVTSPTCFVEIAEQTGFDVAGMFVQALEKAVATSAAAA from the coding sequence ATGCATGTATTGTTCGTTTTGGATCCCTTGCCGCTGCTTAAGGCGTACAAGGACAGCTCTGTCGCCATGATGCGTGCCTTGGTGGCGCGCGGCCATACGCTCAGCGTGGCCATGCAGGGCGATCTTTATATCGAGGCGGGCACGGTCAAGACCGCGGCTACCCCCATCGAACTGGTTGCGGATGCCGATCTGCATGGCCATGACTGGTGGCGCGAATCTTCCGCCCAGGATCTGCCGCTGGCGGAATTCGGCGCTGTGGTCATGCGCAAGGACCCGCCGTTCGACATGGAATACGTGTATTCCACGCATCTGCTGGAATACGCCGAGGCGCAGGGTGCCCGTGTGTTCAACACCGGCGCCGCGATCCGCAACCATCCCGAAAAGCTGGCCATCACCGAAATCAGCGAGTTCACCGCGCCCACGCTGGTGACCCGCAGCATGGCCCGCCTGAAGGCGTTCCACGACGAGCATCACGATGTCATCGTCAAGCCGCTGGACGGCATGGGCGGCACCGGCGTGTTCCGGCTGCAGCCCAAGGATCCCAACCTCAACGCCATCCTCGAAACGCTGACGGACAATGGCGCGCGCACCATCATGGCGCAGCGCTACATTCCCGACATCGTCAAGGGCGACAAGCGCATCCTGCTGATCGGCGGCGTGCCGGTGCCGTATTGCCTGGCCCGTATTCCGCTGGCCGGCGAAACTCGCGGCAATCTGGCGGCCGGCGGCCGCGGCGTGGCGCAGGAACTCTCCCCGCGCGACCGCGAGATCGCCGAGGCCGTGGCTCCCAAGCTCGCCGCCCGCGGCCTGCTGCTTGTCGGCCTGGACGTCATTGGCGATTACGTCACTGAGGTCAACGTCACCAGCCCCACCTGTTTCGTGGAAATCGCGGAGCAAACCGGTTTCGATGTCGCGGGCATGTTCGTCCAGGCGCTGGAAAAGGCCGTGGCGACCTCTGCCGCGGCAGCTTGA
- a CDS encoding PTS sugar transporter subunit IIA, with protein MTTGIVIVVHAPLGAAIRDCASHVMGNLDGMLAIHDIQPEDRPDDLAPEVLKDILEQEHGAGVLVLTDLIGATPANIAKRAVSDAQAQGIQCCVLAGLNTPMLLRALTYRNLPLAETREKALAGGLQGVLRVD; from the coding sequence ATGACCACAGGTATAGTCATCGTCGTGCACGCGCCCCTGGGCGCGGCGATACGCGATTGCGCCAGCCACGTCATGGGCAACCTGGACGGCATGTTGGCCATACACGACATCCAGCCTGAAGACCGCCCGGACGACCTGGCGCCGGAAGTCCTCAAGGACATTCTGGAGCAGGAGCACGGCGCAGGCGTACTGGTGCTGACCGACCTGATCGGCGCCACGCCTGCCAACATTGCCAAGCGCGCCGTCTCCGATGCCCAGGCCCAGGGCATCCAGTGCTGCGTGCTGGCCGGCTTGAACACGCCGATGCTGCTGCGGGCCCTGACCTATCGCAATCTGCCCTTGGCCGAAACCCGCGAGAAGGCGCTGGCCGGGGGGCTTCAGGGTGTCTTGCGTGTAGACTGA
- a CDS encoding HPr family phosphocarrier protein — protein MPNTDIVISNKLGLHARAAAKLTQLASKFSSEIFISRGAQRVNAKSIMGVMMLAAGLGVTVKLEASGNDADQALSEIQSLFDSKFGEQE, from the coding sequence ATGCCTAATACAGACATCGTCATCAGCAATAAACTGGGCTTGCATGCCCGGGCGGCTGCCAAGCTGACGCAGCTGGCCAGCAAGTTTTCCAGCGAGATCTTTATCTCGCGCGGCGCGCAGCGCGTGAACGCCAAGAGCATCATGGGCGTCATGATGCTGGCGGCCGGGCTGGGCGTGACGGTTAAGCTGGAGGCCTCCGGCAACGACGCCGATCAGGCCCTTTCTGAAATTCAATCATTGTTCGACAGTAAATTCGGTGAGCAGGAATAG
- the ptsP gene encoding phosphoenolpyruvate--protein phosphotransferase, whose product MGAAALEVAHYRISPEDVPAESSRLTDALASAQQELLQLADTLPADAPRELGAMLNVHSLLLGDPLLAEQTLALIAERHYNAEWALTTQGQILGQQFDAMEDEYLRERGADVRQVIERVLHVLAGTSAILPDMSHMGGDDALVVVAHDISPADMLRLRGGRFAAFVTDLGGPTSHTAIVARSMAVPAVVAMGNVRELVRDGDMLIIDGAAGAVIVNPSNRILEEYRRRQSAYADERAELSLLRDEPSVTLDGIDVVLHANIELPEEAALALASGAHGIGLFRSEFLFMGRPDLPGEEEQYEAYSSVVRVMAGRPVTIRTLDIGSDKTLDGEATVATNPALGQRAIRYCLARPEMFATQLRAILRASAHGPVRLLIPMIAHMHEVVATKAAIESARRELDARGQAYAPHMEVGAMVEVPAIAIAIEPFAQALDFLSIGTNDLIQYTLAIDRGDHDVASLYDPLHPAVLRLVAHTINAGERAGKPVAVCGEMAGDSRMTRLLLGLGLTEFSMHPQQLLDVKREVRRAHSNALRVKVASALNRALPVDLDTLDLA is encoded by the coding sequence ATGGGCGCGGCGGCGCTGGAGGTCGCGCACTACCGCATTTCGCCCGAAGACGTGCCTGCGGAAAGCAGCCGGCTCACCGATGCGCTGGCTTCGGCGCAGCAGGAACTGCTGCAGCTGGCCGACACCTTGCCGGCAGATGCGCCGCGCGAGCTCGGCGCCATGCTCAACGTGCACAGCCTGCTGCTGGGCGATCCGCTACTGGCCGAACAGACCCTGGCGCTGATCGCCGAGCGTCACTACAACGCCGAATGGGCCTTGACGACGCAGGGGCAGATCCTGGGCCAGCAGTTCGACGCCATGGAAGACGAGTACCTGCGCGAGCGCGGGGCCGACGTGCGTCAGGTCATCGAACGGGTGCTGCATGTGCTGGCCGGCACCTCGGCCATCCTGCCCGACATGTCCCACATGGGCGGCGACGACGCGCTGGTGGTGGTGGCTCACGACATTTCGCCCGCCGACATGCTGCGTCTGCGCGGCGGCCGGTTCGCCGCCTTCGTGACGGACCTGGGCGGCCCCACTTCGCATACCGCCATCGTGGCGCGCAGCATGGCCGTGCCCGCCGTGGTGGCCATGGGCAATGTGCGCGAACTGGTCCGCGACGGCGACATGCTGATCATCGACGGCGCGGCCGGCGCGGTGATCGTCAACCCGTCCAACCGCATCCTCGAGGAATACCGGCGCCGCCAATCGGCCTATGCCGACGAGCGCGCCGAGTTGAGCCTGCTGCGCGACGAGCCCTCGGTCACGCTGGACGGCATCGACGTGGTGCTGCACGCCAATATCGAACTGCCGGAGGAAGCCGCGCTGGCGCTGGCGTCCGGCGCGCATGGCATCGGCTTGTTCCGCAGCGAGTTCCTCTTCATGGGACGTCCGGACTTGCCGGGCGAGGAAGAGCAGTACGAAGCCTACTCGTCGGTGGTCAGGGTGATGGCCGGCCGGCCCGTCACCATCCGCACGCTGGACATAGGCTCGGACAAGACGCTGGACGGCGAGGCCACCGTGGCCACCAATCCCGCGCTGGGGCAGCGCGCCATCCGCTATTGCCTGGCGCGCCCGGAGATGTTCGCGACGCAGCTGCGCGCCATTTTGCGGGCGTCGGCCCATGGGCCGGTACGCCTGCTGATTCCCATGATCGCCCATATGCACGAGGTGGTGGCGACCAAGGCAGCCATCGAATCCGCCCGCCGCGAGCTCGATGCGCGTGGCCAGGCCTACGCGCCCCATATGGAAGTGGGCGCGATGGTCGAGGTGCCCGCCATCGCCATCGCCATCGAACCTTTCGCGCAGGCGCTGGATTTCCTGTCCATCGGCACCAATGACCTGATCCAGTACACGCTGGCGATCGATCGCGGCGACCACGACGTGGCATCCCTGTACGATCCGTTGCATCCGGCGGTGCTGCGCCTGGTCGCACACACCATCAACGCCGGCGAGCGGGCCGGCAAACCTGTTGCGGTGTGCGGCGAGATGGCAGGGGATTCGCGCATGACCCGGCTGTTGCTGGGCCTGGGGCTGACCGAGTTCTCCATGCATCCGCAGCAATTGCTGGACGTCAAGCGCGAGGTCCGGCGCGCGCACTCCAACGCCTTGCGCGTGAAGGTGGCCAGCGCCTTGAACCGCGCCTTGCCGGTAGACCTGGATACGCTGGACCTGGCCTAG
- the amt gene encoding ammonium transporter gives MDKADISWLLVSTLLVLMMAVPGLAMFYGGLVRSKNVLSVLLQVLCTFVLGLVLWFIYGYSLAFTEGNAFFGGLSRAFFSGMFTPSDGKYAMSNSLTELLFASFQATFAGITCALIVGSFAERARFSAVLVFTVIWFTFAYVPIAHMVWFASETAPGLLNAKGALDFAGGTVVHINAGVAGLVGAYVVGKRVGYGREAMQPHNLPMTFVGAALLWVGWFGFNAGSALAANENATLAFFNTMIATAGAVLSWLFTEWAVKGKPSMLGAASGAVAGLVGITPAAGLVGPVGALVIGVIAGIVCVWGVNGLKRLLRADDALDVFGVHGVGGIVGALLTGVFNAQILGGPGLAEPGMIGHQLWVQLEGVLLTIVWSGVVAWIAYKIANALCGMRVPEDQEREGLDVTSHGESAYHS, from the coding sequence ATGGATAAAGCGGATATTTCCTGGTTGCTCGTCTCTACCCTGCTTGTATTGATGATGGCCGTACCTGGTCTGGCGATGTTCTATGGCGGCCTGGTGCGCAGCAAGAACGTGCTGTCCGTATTGCTGCAAGTGCTGTGCACGTTCGTGCTGGGCCTGGTGCTCTGGTTCATCTATGGATATTCCCTCGCGTTCACCGAGGGCAACGCCTTCTTCGGCGGCCTGTCGCGCGCCTTCTTCTCCGGCATGTTCACCCCGTCCGACGGCAAGTACGCCATGTCGAACTCGCTGACCGAACTGCTGTTCGCCTCGTTCCAGGCCACCTTCGCCGGCATTACCTGCGCGCTGATCGTCGGCAGCTTTGCCGAACGCGCCCGCTTCTCGGCGGTGCTGGTGTTCACGGTGATCTGGTTCACGTTCGCCTACGTGCCGATCGCCCATATGGTCTGGTTCGCGTCTGAAACGGCGCCGGGCCTGCTCAACGCCAAGGGCGCGCTGGACTTCGCCGGCGGCACCGTGGTGCACATCAATGCCGGCGTGGCTGGCTTGGTGGGCGCCTATGTGGTGGGCAAGCGCGTGGGCTACGGCCGCGAAGCCATGCAGCCGCACAATCTGCCCATGACCTTCGTTGGCGCGGCGCTGCTGTGGGTGGGCTGGTTCGGGTTCAACGCCGGTTCGGCGCTAGCCGCCAATGAAAATGCCACGCTGGCCTTTTTCAACACGATGATCGCAACCGCGGGCGCCGTGCTGTCCTGGCTGTTCACCGAGTGGGCCGTCAAGGGCAAGCCCTCGATGCTGGGCGCCGCTTCAGGCGCCGTCGCCGGCCTGGTCGGTATCACCCCGGCCGCCGGCCTGGTGGGTCCGGTGGGCGCGCTGGTCATCGGTGTCATCGCCGGCATCGTCTGCGTCTGGGGCGTGAACGGCCTGAAGCGCCTGCTGCGCGCCGATGACGCGCTGGACGTATTCGGCGTGCACGGCGTAGGCGGCATCGTCGGCGCCCTGCTGACGGGCGTGTTCAACGCGCAGATCCTGGGTGGACCCGGCCTGGCCGAGCCCGGCATGATCGGCCACCAACTGTGGGTCCAGCTGGAAGGCGTGTTGCTGACCATCGTATGGTCCGGCGTAGTGGCTTGGATCGCCTACAAGATCGCCAACGCCCTGTGCGGCATGCGGGTGCCGGAAGACCAGGAGCGCGAAGGCCTGGACGTCACCAGCCACGGCGAATCCGCCTACCACAGCTAA
- a CDS encoding P-II family nitrogen regulator, which produces MKLIIAIIKPFKLDEVRVALSGIGVQGLTVTEVKGFGRQKGHTELYRGAEYAVDFLPKLRVEAAVPDHLVDQVIEAIEQAARTGKIGDGKIFAAPLEQVIRIRTGEAGEAAL; this is translated from the coding sequence ATGAAACTCATCATCGCCATCATCAAGCCCTTCAAGCTCGACGAAGTGCGGGTGGCTCTATCCGGGATCGGCGTCCAGGGCCTGACTGTCACCGAAGTAAAGGGATTTGGCCGCCAGAAAGGCCATACCGAGCTGTATCGCGGCGCCGAGTACGCCGTCGATTTCCTGCCCAAGCTGCGCGTCGAGGCCGCGGTGCCTGATCACCTGGTCGATCAGGTCATCGAAGCAATCGAACAGGCGGCCCGCACCGGCAAGATCGGCGACGGCAAGATCTTCGCCGCGCCGCTGGAACAAGTGATCCGCATCAGGACGGGTGAAGCCGGCGAAGCCGCGCTGTAA
- a CDS encoding DUF5339 family protein, with translation MNDFVGPSASLALPAKPCGAGLWLKLAEALKQCGKMPESAKWTQVRDTRVYTGQLVVQGRLQKNQYQFKPVPEQAVPQAEFCIEGSPKRKQEREGAVMKIHRKAFYTLVLAASLAALAGCNKEDKAAAPAASAPAPAATTPAAPPPPATTPSTAAPAAGASASIPAECEAYIAKVNACMDKLGSGNPAAAAIKEQLDAARAQWGAVSDKTQLATQCKQSSDTFTQSASQMGCP, from the coding sequence ATGAATGATTTTGTCGGGCCGTCAGCGAGCCTGGCGCTCCCCGCAAAGCCATGCGGAGCGGGCCTCTGGCTCAAATTGGCGGAGGCATTGAAGCAATGCGGGAAGATGCCGGAATCGGCGAAATGGACGCAGGTTCGTGATACGAGGGTTTACACCGGCCAGCTTGTTGTCCAGGGGCGCCTGCAGAAGAATCAATATCAGTTCAAGCCTGTCCCCGAACAGGCTGTGCCGCAGGCGGAGTTCTGTATTGAAGGATCTCCCAAAAGAAAGCAGGAACGGGAAGGGGCAGTCATGAAGATCCACCGCAAGGCTTTCTACACTCTGGTCCTGGCCGCGTCGCTCGCCGCGCTGGCCGGCTGCAACAAGGAAGACAAGGCCGCCGCGCCGGCCGCCTCCGCTCCTGCGCCTGCTGCTACGACTCCTGCGGCGCCGCCTCCACCCGCGACCACACCTTCCACGGCTGCCCCCGCAGCGGGCGCTTCGGCGTCCATTCCGGCCGAGTGCGAGGCCTACATCGCCAAGGTCAATGCTTGCATGGACAAGCTGGGCAGCGGCAATCCGGCTGCCGCCGCGATCAAGGAACAGCTGGACGCAGCCAGGGCGCAATGGGGGGCGGTCAGCGACAAGACGCAGTTGGCGACGCAATGCAAGCAGTCGTCGGATACGTTCACGCAGTCGGCAAGCCAGATGGGTTGCCCGTAA
- a CDS encoding accessory factor UbiK family protein, with protein sequence MNNRTQWMEDIQKNISDLIARSPAADVERNVRAMMTQAFSKLDLVTREEFDVQSDLLARTRARVDQLAAQVQQLESRLSALDK encoded by the coding sequence ATGAACAATCGCACCCAGTGGATGGAAGACATCCAGAAGAATATCTCCGACCTGATCGCCCGCAGTCCGGCCGCGGATGTCGAACGCAACGTGCGCGCGATGATGACGCAGGCGTTCTCGAAGCTGGATCTTGTCACGCGCGAGGAATTCGACGTCCAATCCGATTTGCTGGCGCGCACTCGCGCCCGGGTGGATCAATTGGCTGCGCAGGTGCAGCAGCTGGAGTCGCGCCTGTCGGCACTGGACAAGTAA
- a CDS encoding YifB family Mg chelatase-like AAA ATPase — translation MTLAVLASRALCGLDAHAVRVETHLGPGLPSFNVVGLPDTEVRESRERVRAAILNSGFEFPPGRITVNLSPADIPKESGRFDLPIALGLLLASGQLAAPVDARDPESPVQEPSLAGLVLAGELSLTGALVPVAAPLVIALSVAREAPGATLILPAGSAEEAAWVPGLRALSARTLADVAAHATGACLLPDAVPRPWPATAPGPCLSDVRGQPGARRALEVAAAGGHSLLMIGPPGAGKSMLAARLPGLLPPLARSQALEVAAVAALAGLSDVPAGQPPFRAPHHSATAAALVGGGSRPRPGEISLAHHGVLFLDELPEFSRRTLEALREPLETGRVVIARALRAAQFPARFQLVAAMNPCPCGWRGHPGRACACTPDQVARYAGKISGPLLDRIDLHVALPPSDPEWMGQPPGEASGPVRERVARCRERQLARQGKPNAALVGAELDEHCRLDNEGQALLLQAMRRLAGSARAMHRALRVARTVADLEGEDALGARHIAQAVQYRRPGV, via the coding sequence GTGACGCTAGCCGTTCTTGCCAGCCGGGCCCTGTGCGGCCTGGACGCCCATGCGGTGCGCGTGGAAACGCATCTGGGTCCGGGGCTGCCCAGTTTCAACGTGGTCGGCCTGCCGGACACCGAGGTGCGCGAAAGCCGCGAGCGCGTGCGCGCGGCCATTCTCAACAGTGGTTTCGAGTTTCCACCGGGCAGGATCACCGTCAATCTTTCGCCCGCCGACATCCCCAAGGAGTCCGGGCGCTTCGATCTGCCCATCGCCCTGGGGCTGCTGTTGGCCTCTGGCCAGTTGGCCGCGCCGGTCGATGCCCGCGACCCGGAATCACCCGTCCAGGAACCATCCCTGGCCGGCCTGGTGCTGGCCGGGGAGCTGTCCCTGACCGGCGCGCTGGTGCCTGTCGCGGCCCCGCTGGTCATCGCGCTGAGCGTTGCCCGGGAAGCGCCCGGCGCCACGCTCATCCTGCCCGCGGGTAGCGCCGAGGAGGCCGCCTGGGTGCCGGGCTTGCGGGCGCTGTCGGCTCGCACCCTGGCCGACGTGGCAGCGCACGCGACCGGCGCCTGCCTGCTGCCCGATGCCGTGCCCAGGCCCTGGCCGGCCACGGCACCCGGGCCGTGCCTGTCGGACGTCCGCGGGCAGCCGGGCGCGCGGCGGGCCTTGGAGGTGGCTGCGGCGGGCGGCCATAGCCTCTTGATGATAGGGCCGCCGGGGGCGGGCAAGAGCATGCTGGCTGCGCGCCTGCCGGGCTTGCTGCCGCCGCTGGCGCGCAGCCAGGCGCTGGAAGTGGCTGCGGTGGCTGCGCTGGCAGGCCTGTCGGACGTGCCGGCGGGGCAGCCGCCGTTCCGGGCGCCGCACCATTCCGCCACGGCGGCGGCCCTGGTGGGCGGGGGCAGCCGTCCGCGTCCGGGCGAGATCAGCCTGGCGCATCATGGCGTGCTGTTCCTGGATGAATTGCCGGAATTCAGCCGGCGCACGCTGGAGGCCCTGCGCGAGCCGCTGGAGACGGGCAGGGTGGTCATCGCGCGCGCCCTGCGGGCGGCGCAATTTCCCGCCCGCTTCCAGCTGGTGGCGGCCATGAACCCGTGCCCCTGCGGCTGGCGCGGGCATCCCGGGCGCGCCTGCGCCTGCACGCCGGACCAGGTGGCGCGTTACGCGGGCAAGATATCGGGCCCCTTGCTGGACCGCATCGATCTGCATGTGGCTTTGCCGCCATCCGACCCCGAGTGGATGGGCCAGCCGCCGGGGGAGGCGTCCGGCCCGGTCCGGGAGCGCGTGGCGCGCTGCCGCGAGCGCCAGTTGGCGCGCCAGGGCAAGCCCAATGCCGCGTTGGTGGGGGCGGAACTGGACGAGCATTGCCGTCTGGATAACGAGGGCCAGGCCTTGCTGCTGCAGGCAATGCGTCGTCTGGCCGGCTCGGCCCGGGCCATGCACCGGGCGCTGCGGGTGGCGCGCACGGTCGCCGACCTGGAGGGGGAGGACGCCCTCGGCGCCCGCCACATTGCCCAGGCGGTGCAGTACCGGCGGCCGGGCGTATGA
- the rpmI gene encoding 50S ribosomal protein L35, with translation MPKMKTKKSASKRFKVRGSGSIKRGQAFKRHILTKKTTKAKRQLRGSTAVHESNVASVKAMMPFA, from the coding sequence ATGCCCAAGATGAAAACCAAGAAAAGCGCCTCCAAGCGCTTTAAGGTTCGCGGCAGCGGCTCCATCAAGCGTGGTCAGGCGTTCAAGCGTCACATCCTGACCAAGAAGACCACCAAGGCCAAGCGTCAACTGCGCGGCTCGACGGCGGTTCATGAATCCAACGTGGCCTCCGTCAAGGCCATGATGCCTTTCGCTTGA
- the rplT gene encoding 50S ribosomal protein L20 — MPRVKRGVTARARHKKVIAAAKGYRGRRGNVFRIAKQAVMRAGQYAYRDRRNKKRTFRALWITRINAAVREHGVSYSVFIAGLKKASIELDRKVLADLAVRDKAGFAAIVQQAKAALAA, encoded by the coding sequence ATGCCTCGCGTCAAACGCGGCGTAACTGCCCGCGCACGTCACAAGAAAGTCATTGCCGCCGCCAAGGGTTACCGTGGCCGCCGCGGTAATGTGTTCCGTATTGCCAAGCAAGCAGTCATGCGCGCTGGCCAATACGCCTACCGCGACCGTCGTAACAAGAAGCGCACGTTCCGTGCTCTGTGGATCACGCGTATCAACGCCGCCGTCCGCGAACATGGCGTCAGCTACAGCGTGTTCATCGCTGGCCTGAAGAAGGCTTCGATCGAACTCGACCGCAAGGTTCTGGCCGACCTGGCCGTGCGCGACAAGGCCGGCTTTGCCGCCATCGTGCAGCAAGCCAAGGCTGCCTTGGCTGCCTGA